A genomic region of Gemmata massiliana contains the following coding sequences:
- a CDS encoding M24 family metallopeptidase: protein MNYLQQRRSALGQTLKANGLDAFLVTAAPNVTYLSSFTGDCSFYAALPKNNVIIGDARFEEQIKEECSDLDIVIRPHNKTTIEAAAETLTKSGAKAVGVEGNRITLGELEALKQFAPKITFVPVDGVVEKQRAIKDPGEVEKIRESVRVAERGFRMFVATLREADSEKDMVDALEGYVRRAGARSTSFPPIVAVGERGALPHAQPTARQLGEGSKLLVDWGADLLYKSDITRTLKSPFGTSPSRRNKMERVGYDFEKLYAVVLAAQNAAMAVIRHGVKAKDVDAAARKVIANAKFDKYPELRLGDFFTHGVGHGIGLEIHEAPRIRANSEDVLEAGMVVTIEPGIYIPGWGGIRIEDDVLITHDGCKILTTLSREPVTLNVG, encoded by the coding sequence ATGAACTACCTTCAACAACGCCGGTCAGCCCTGGGTCAGACACTTAAGGCAAACGGTCTGGACGCGTTCCTCGTCACCGCAGCCCCCAACGTAACCTATTTGAGCTCGTTCACGGGAGACTGCAGTTTCTACGCTGCGCTCCCGAAGAACAACGTCATCATTGGTGACGCGCGGTTCGAGGAGCAGATCAAGGAAGAGTGCTCGGATCTGGACATTGTTATTCGTCCGCACAACAAAACGACGATCGAGGCGGCGGCCGAAACACTGACCAAATCTGGTGCGAAGGCCGTTGGTGTCGAGGGGAACCGGATCACGCTCGGCGAACTGGAAGCTCTCAAACAGTTCGCTCCGAAAATCACGTTCGTTCCGGTCGACGGGGTCGTTGAAAAGCAGCGCGCGATAAAAGACCCCGGCGAGGTGGAGAAGATCCGCGAGTCCGTGCGGGTGGCCGAGCGCGGCTTCCGGATGTTCGTGGCGACGCTCCGCGAAGCCGACAGCGAAAAGGACATGGTGGACGCTCTTGAGGGCTATGTCCGGCGCGCCGGAGCCCGGAGCACGTCGTTCCCGCCGATCGTGGCCGTGGGCGAGCGCGGCGCGCTGCCCCACGCTCAGCCGACCGCCCGGCAGCTCGGCGAGGGCAGCAAGTTGCTCGTCGATTGGGGCGCGGACCTGCTGTACAAGTCCGACATCACACGCACGCTGAAGAGCCCGTTCGGGACGTCCCCGAGCCGGCGCAACAAGATGGAGCGCGTGGGCTACGACTTCGAGAAGCTCTATGCGGTGGTGCTCGCGGCCCAGAACGCGGCGATGGCGGTGATCCGGCACGGCGTGAAGGCGAAGGACGTGGACGCCGCGGCCCGTAAGGTGATCGCGAATGCCAAGTTCGATAAGTACCCGGAACTGAGGCTGGGCGACTTCTTCACCCACGGCGTCGGCCACGGGATCGGGCTGGAAATTCACGAGGCTCCGCGCATCCGGGCGAACTCGGAAGACGTGCTCGAAGCCGGCATGGTCGTCACCATCGAGCCGGGTATCTACATCCCGGGGTGGGGCGGTATCCGCATCGAAGACGACGTTCTCATCACCCACGACGGCTGCAAGATTCTGACCACGCTTTCCCGCGAACCCGTGACCCTAAACGTGGGTTAA